The following coding sequences are from one Rhipicephalus microplus isolate Deutch F79 chromosome 3, USDA_Rmic, whole genome shotgun sequence window:
- the LOC119182738 gene encoding solute carrier family 35 member G1, with translation MPTSSSCSLALPLLQTADDEQDGYCTATATADGGKTYSNGVVDEEDEDGTTSSSSGHSWELYKGLAFSSLSSFFFSICTVIVKRLNYISAAELAVVRFLGILVFTAPLVVLSRESALGPRGVRRLLVLRGLLGATSLFLRFYAIHYMPIADASVIIFSVPVFVSALAKLFLKEPCGFFHVAAVMVTLVGLALITKVPLLFGGDQGPVQARGVIAALSSTVFGASVYIVVRKVKGVHHSVIMFNFGWVAILETATISLLTVGQLELPRCGVDRWLLVVLGAFSFGGQVLLTRALQLEQAGPVSVVRSAADIVFVFVWQVAFFGEVPDRYTMSGAVLVTACVLLTGLRKWALTLPESSATRARLAWLIS, from the exons atGCCGACCTCCTCGTCGTGTTCGCTGGCCCTGCCGCTGTTGCAGACGGCCGACGACGAGCAGGATGGCTACTGCACCGCCACTGCCACCGCGGACGGCGGCAAGACGTACTCGAACGGAGTGGtcgacgaagaagacgaagacggcACCACCTCTTCTTCGTCCGGCCACTCGTGGGAGCTGTACAAGGGCCTCGCCTTCTCCTCACTGTCAAGCTTCTTCTTCTCCATATGCACCGTCATCGTTAAGAGACTCAA TTACATATCGGCGGCCGAGCTGGCTGTGGTGCGCTTCCTAGGCATCCTGGTGTTCACGGCGCCACTGGTGGTGCTGAGCCGCGAGTCGGCGCTCGGGCCGCGGGGCGTCCGCCGGCTGCTGGTGCTGCGAGGACTGCTGGGCGCCACCAGCCTGTTCCTGCGCTTCTACGCCATCCACTACATGCCCATCGCCGACGCGTCCGTCATCATCTTCAGCGTGCCCGTGTTCGTGTCGGCTCTGGCCAAGCTCTTCCTCAAGGAGCCGTGCGGCTTCTTTCACGTGGCCGCCGTCATGGTCACGCTCGTCGGGCTCGCGCTCATCACCAAGGTGCCGCTGCTGTTCGGGGGCGACCAGGGGCCCGTGCAGGCGCGCGGCGTGATCGCCGCGCTGTCGTCCACCGTGTTCGGTGCCAGCGTGTACATCGTGGTGCGCAAGGTCAAGGGCGTCCACCACTCGGTCATCATGTTCAACTTCGGCTGGGTCGCCATCCTGGAGACGGCCACCATCTCGCTGCTTACCGTCGGCCAGCTGGAGCTGCCCCGCTGCGGCGTCGACCGGTGGCTTCTCGTGGTGCTCGGCGCATTCAGCTTCGGCGGCCAGGTGCTGCTCACGCGGGCCCTGCAGCTCGAGCAGGCGGGCCCCGTGTCCGTGGTGCGGTCGGCGGCCGACATTGTGTTCGTGTTCGTCTGGCAGGTGGCGTTCTTCGGCGAGGTGCCCGACCGGTACACCATGTCCGGCGCCGTGCTCGTCACCGCCTGCGTGCTCCTCACTGGCCTGCGCAAGTGGGCGCTCACGCTGCCCGAGAGCTCGGCCACCAGAGCCAGGCTCGCCTGGCTCATCTCTTGA
- the Naa35 gene encoding N-alpha-acetyltransferase 35 codes for MADEENSFLNSGRENTLLCKNEPPAPTYCWKDITKEFREATRELELGELVHDDSFTLFEAMSAIEMMDPKMDAGMMCNFGNKKVMNFDQAVSAGALKIADLSPAEHIGIIDSTLACLVTWLEGHSLAQTVFTNLYLHKPHQVEDKVIKAFSVCVLKMVDMIKNFVTKAAVFEEEDFQPVVYGFKLAWDVTEVRAAGMMKEIEDELSKKVKATRAKLGEELDSAQLACHEEAVAVYSRIKFCRFFQQALVVFNKKGSDGVEEVERLLQQCLEVLPVLRRTIALGVQPDPNAEGTNRADYPTVMGFEPLVNQRLLPPTFPRYTKIKPREDTMEYMEALIGRLRHVCRIVNCSSFHSAIDFLGEFSKTWPCVLSRSVVQLLYLPCPGKVLGNLTMVDVLKESVRAFIRPPVLSQRGNNALGNHPHARELVDAFLNHCVRPFTSMVHISGHNRARQRDKLTHLLEELAVLQDEADRLDTVLHSISLKMESSLPHQPQQQLACFTTWVLHHVLRTMIRYLLSGFELELYSAHEYGYIYWYLYEFLYGWMISALSRADAFLMEQEARAEQQRTGRPVKKGKRRKKPCPHSREIVISQAYQNLCGGYYKTLAGFTLDGKLRRPCPEFDKEKVRYEHRFAPFNSILTPPPVQYGQYKEMTDPYKYQLDPTPEDMYMAACKCFQNARMLLDSLPDLSSELTSVMKVAKTNFVVVKLLLSGHKKDSTMLPEFDFSQHKNFPIIRI; via the exons ATGGCTGACGAGGAGAATTCGTTTCTCAACAGTGGCAGAGAGAACACACTTTTGTGCAAAAATGAGCCGCCAGCACCAACCTACTGCTGGAAAGACATCACGAAGGAGTTCAGAGAAGCTACGAGGGAGCTTGAACTTGGTGAGCTCGTCCACGACGATTCGTTCACGCTATTCGAGGCCATGTCGGCGATCGAGATGATGGATCCAAAAATGGACGCTGGAATGATGTGTAACTTTGGCAACAAGAAAGTGATGAATTTTGACCAAGCTGTGAGTGCGGGTGCCCTCAAGATAGCCGATCTAAGCCCGGCAGAACACATCGGCATAATCGACTCGACCCTCGCCTGCCTCGTCACTTGGCTGGAGGGCCACTCTTTGGCACAGACCGTGTTCACTAACCTTTACCTACACAAACCACACCAAGTTGAAGACAAGGTGATAAAGGCTTTTTCTGTCTGTGTCCTCAAAATGGTAGACATGATTAAAAACTTCGTCACCAAGGCTGCCGTATTCGAGGAAGAAGACTTCCAACCAGTTGTGTACGGTTTTAAATTAGCCTGGGATGTCACCGAAGTCCGGGCTGCAGGAATGATGAAGGAGATCGAAGACGAACTCTCCAAAAAAGTCAAGGCTACCAGGGCAAAGCTCGGGGAAGAGCTCGACTCGGCGCAACTGGCCTGCCACGAAGAAGCCGTGGCTGTGTACTCAAGAATCAAATTTTGTCGCTTCTTCCAGCAGGCACTGGTTGTTTTCAACAAGAAGGGAAGCGATGGCGTCGAGGAAGTGGAGCGCCTTCTTCAACAGTGCCTCGAGGTGCTTCCCGTTCTGAGGCGCACCATTGCCTTGGGCGTGCAGCCGGACCCCAATGCGGAAGGAACCAATCGTGCCGACTACCCAACGGTGATGGGATTCGAGCCATTGGTTAACCAGAGGCTACTTCCCCCGACTTTTCCCCGTTACACGAAAATAAAGCCACGCGAGGACACCATGGAATACATGGAAGCATTGATAGGTCGGCTGCGTCATGTTTGCCGAATCGTGAATTGCTCATCTTTTCACTCGGCCATCGACTTCCTTGGAGAGTTCAGCAAGACCTGGCCGTGTGTTCTCTCTAG GTCTGTGGTCCAGCTTTTGTACTTGCCCTGCCCAGGCAAGGTTCTTGGCAACCTGACTATGGTGGACGTCCTCAAGGAGTCAGTCCGTGCTTTCATACGACCACCTGTGCTGTCACAGCGTGGCAACAATGCCCTTGGCAACCATCCGCATGCTCGAGAGCTTGTAGATGCTTTCCTCAACCACTGCGTGCGGCCCTTCACCTCCATGGTGCACATCAGTGGCCACAACAGGGCACGTCAGCGAGACAAGTTGACACACCTTCTAGAGGAGCTTGCTGTGCTACAGGACGAAGCGGATCGCCTGGACACAGTGTTGCATAGCATCTCACTTAAGATGGAGTCATCATTACCCCACCAGCCACAACAGCAGCTGGCATGCTTCACCACTTGGGTGTTGCACCACGTTTTGCGCACCATGATTCGCTATCTTCTCTCAGGCTTTGAGCTTGAACTGTACTCTGCTCATGAATACGGCTACATCTACTGGTACTTGTATGAGTTCCTATATGGCTGGATGATCTCGGCACTTTCACGCGCTGATGCATTCCTGATGGAACAGGAGGCACGTGCTGAACAGCAACGTACTGGGCGCCCTGTGAAGAAAGGCAAACGTCGCAAAAAGCCCTGCCCCCACAGCCGTGAGATTGTGATAAGCCAGGCATACCAAAATCTGTGTGGTGGCTATTACAAGACTCTGGCAGGCTTTACACTGGACGGCAAGCTGCGTAGGCCATGCCCAGAGTTCGACAAGGAAAAG GTGCGTTATGAACATCGCTTTGCACCCTTCAACAGCATCCTGACACCACCTCCTGTACAGTATGGCCAGTACAAGGAGATGACTGACCCATACAAATATCAGCTAGATCCAACACCTGAGGACATGTATATGGCAGCATGCAAGTGCTTCCAGAATGCACGTATGTTGCTCGACAGTTTGCCTGACCTCAGCAGTGAACTGACTAGTGTTATGAAAGTGGCCAAGACAAACTTTGTTGTGGTCAAACTTCTGCTCAGTGGCCACAAGAAGGATTCTACAATGCTGCCAGAGTTTGACTTCAGCCAGCACAAGAACTTTCCCATTATCAGAATTTGA